CAAAGCCCCCATCACCTCCGGTGCATCCCGATGTTGTTGGTAGGGCGGGCCTGTCCCAGCCCGCCGCCCACGGGATGCAAAACATCATGCTCCGGCGGCGCGCCGGGACGGACGCGCCCTACCTGCATCACCGGCAACATCGGGATGCACGGCATCACCTCGAATGACGCGGAACAACCTCGATGAATCACGCAATCGGCGGCGGTTCCGAGGGCGCCTTGGCCCCGGGTGGAGGTTCGGATGGGGCCGCGCCCCGATAGCTGGCCACCACCCAAGCGCTCAACCGGTCGTCCGGCGCGTTCACCGTCTCTTCGTCCACCTTGAAACTGGTCTGCCCTGTGTTCTGGGCGATCAACCGCAGGCCAAATTGAAAGTCCTTGAACCGTTCCGCGCAGACTTCGCGAACCGGACGGCCCCCATCCAGGGCCAGCGCAATCAAACGGTCCGCAGCCCCGTCCGTGAACTCGATCTCGAGCCCGTGCGCGTCCTGGAACCGTCGGCCGAATTCCCGCACGACCTGCCGCAACATCGAGCGCTCCTCCTCGCGCTGCAACAGCAACACCCTCTTCAATTCAGCCTCCGGATCCTCCACCAGCGCGCGGTGGATCCGAAATCGCTTCACGGTGGTGGAAGGCAGTTCGTATTTGAAGGGTCGCAGCACTTCCTCACACACCGTCATCAGCCCGCGTGCCCCCGTCTTTTCCTCCGCCGCCCGCTCGGCAATGGCGCGCAATCCGTCGTCCTCGAAAAACACCTCGATCCCATAGGCGCCGAACGATTGCTCGTACTGGCGCACGATGCTGCCCTCGGAATTCTTCAAGATTCCGAACAAATCCTCCACCGAGAGGGGGAGGCAGACCACGCGCACCGGCAGACGCCCGATGAACTCGGGCTCCAGGCCGAACTCGATGAAATCCTGCGTGCGCGCGTGCTCCAGCCAGCCCTCCTCGACCCCGGTGCCGGCCGCGGCCGCGCCAAAACCAATCGCGGCTTCACGCGCCCTTTTCCTCACAATCTTCTCCAAGCCGCTGAAAGCACCGCTCACGACGAAGAGAATGTTCCGCGTATTGATCGTCGCCGACGATTTCTTGCCGCGGGCATTGTCCATCATGGACTGAATTTGCGCGCCCAAATCATTCGCGGCCCTGGCCGGCACGTCCGTTTCCTCCATCAACTTGAGGAGATTCGTCTGCACCCCCCGGCCGCTCACGTCCCGGCCCGCCACGTTCGACGACGACGCGATCTTGTCGATCTCGTCGATGTAAATGATTCCGTATTGCGCCCGATCGATCTGGCCATCGGCCTTCCGCACCAGGTCACGCACGAGATCCTCCACGTCGCCTCCCACGTACCCTGTCTCGGAAAACTTCGTCGCGTCCGCCTTGACGAAAGGAACCCCGATGAGATCGGCGATGCTTCGAATGAGATAGGTCTTGCCCACCCCGGTGGGACCGAGCAGCAGCACATTCTGCTTGGCGTAATGCGACGGCGCCTTCCCTTCCATCGACTGCCGGACATGCTGGTAGTGGTCACACAGCGCCACGCTGAGAACTTTCTTCGCCGCTTCTTGCCGGATCACATAGCGATCCAGGTAAGCCTTCACGTCCTTGGGTTTGTGTTCGAATTTGAACTCGGCCGCGGGAGGCGCCGGCGCATCCGGCGGCGGCTCCTGCTCCGAAGTTGCGGTCCGCGCCGTCTTCTGGGTCATGCGCTCAAAATGCTGCCGCATGAACTCCTGGACCTGGCGTTGAAACTCCTCCGGAGTCGGGGGTCCTGCCCAAACACGTGCATTCGTCATCAGGCGCATACCCTGAACCACGAAGCCTTGTTTGGCAACTCGCACGGATTGCACCCCACCCCTGGCGGTGCATCCCGATGTTGCCGGTGATGCAGGTAGGGCGCGTCCGTCCCGGCGCGCCGCCGGAGCATGATGTTTTGCATCCCGTGGGCGGCGGGCTGGGACAGGCCCGCCCTACCA
The Verrucomicrobiota bacterium DNA segment above includes these coding regions:
- a CDS encoding AAA family ATPase encodes the protein MTNARVWAGPPTPEEFQRQVQEFMRQHFERMTQKTARTATSEQEPPPDAPAPPAAEFKFEHKPKDVKAYLDRYVIRQEAAKKVLSVALCDHYQHVRQSMEGKAPSHYAKQNVLLLGPTGVGKTYLIRSIADLIGVPFVKADATKFSETGYVGGDVEDLVRDLVRKADGQIDRAQYGIIYIDEIDKIASSSNVAGRDVSGRGVQTNLLKLMEETDVPARAANDLGAQIQSMMDNARGKKSSATINTRNILFVVSGAFSGLEKIVRKRAREAAIGFGAAAAGTGVEEGWLEHARTQDFIEFGLEPEFIGRLPVRVVCLPLSVEDLFGILKNSEGSIVRQYEQSFGAYGIEVFFEDDGLRAIAERAAEEKTGARGLMTVCEEVLRPFKYELPSTTVKRFRIHRALVEDPEAELKRVLLLQREEERSMLRQVVREFGRRFQDAHGLEIEFTDGAADRLIALALDGGRPVREVCAERFKDFQFGLRLIAQNTGQTSFKVDEETVNAPDDRLSAWVVASYRGAAPSEPPPGAKAPSEPPPIA